The Triplophysa dalaica isolate WHDGS20190420 chromosome 5, ASM1584641v1, whole genome shotgun sequence genome window below encodes:
- the LOC130420862 gene encoding uncharacterized protein LOC130420862 isoform X1, translating to MAFSLKDDEVDAYETITGLGLGRGRFFSETPIVRQRNVNRTPPVLSSTRVPDHDTVPLAVPDIADPNWQSLIAHIAQQVGQTMLASQKEASYGGGENKGAQTQGLGTSKTFSDIPSLNLTGVRLVVQSEAKEPPVYRGDASDKLGVREWEELMDTYLRKRGIPLAEQHQEIISRLMGKAKDFVKVTLRCNPALNPVENPRVIIDILKQHFSDVNYSCMPLADFYGTVSLAGEDPVEYWVRLNKAVDFAEEALKRLGRRMEDPCQEAAMMFVKYCPDSTLAAVFRFKAPEKWTAQEIQEQLDRYHTELKEQMSVKPKRHPVTRHVTAHVQTFNEDEQDVDSPELDLSAVSCRPDESVMRILLLGRKMSGKSSSGNTILGQKKFKVKKQKAEVCEEVTRIGEKQVHVIDTPDLLDSDMTKEEVQTLREKVLSLCKEGLSAVLLVMPLYKDVENEEELLYVIRSLLGPEVKNYIMLLFTHGDELEDEEENLDEYLQSHKDLQQLDVTSKEKFHCFDNRCKARDQVTELLDKIDKMKAHNGGQFLMAQLERSDSKDTVFDFSGKNPAGEVPLRLVLLGKTGAGKSATGNTILGRKVFKSITCSNSQTKHCSSESSVRSGKAITVIDTPGLHDNELSEEEVMQEIVKCMIHSSPGPHAFLIVIKVGRFTEEEKNTVKQLKEVFGEQIEKYTMILFTHKDQLEKEKKTIKDFLENGDSDLLDIVKSCGNRHFCLDNESSNYKQHKDMISKIEAMVAENGGMHFSNDMFEETEKFIQEIQKQKFNEKVKSQKEKNKDVVQTEWQKIYWRLAEESREEALRVTFGEFYLAHFCLPRTSKERESTIKEAESKGISSIKARKLALKATAKLAKQKMCGVQ from the exons ATGGCATTTAGTTTAAAAGATGATGAAGTTGATGCTTATGAGACAATTACGGGGTTAGGTCTTGGGAGGGGAAGATTTTTTAGTGAAACCCCAATTGTGAGACAGCGTAATGTGAACAGAACACCTCCTGTGTTAAGCTCCACGCGTGTGCCTGATCATGATACTGTGCCCTTAGCTGTTCCAGACATAGCAGATCCAAATTGGCAAAGTTTGATAGCACATATTGCTCAACAAGTGGGGCAAACCATGTTAGCATCTCAAAAAGAGGCTAGTTATGGTGGAGGAGAGAATAAGGGTGCACAGACACAGGGGTTAGGTACCAGTAAGACATTCTCAGACATCCCTTCACTTAACTTGACTGGAGTGAGATTGGTTGTGCAAAGTGAAGCAAAAGAGCCCCCAGTCTACCGTGGTGATGCATCAGACAAGCTTGGTGTGCGTGAGTGGGAGGAGCTGATGGACACATATTTGAGAAAGAGAGGAATACCATTAGCAGAGCAGCATCAAGAGATTATAAGCAGATTGATGGGCAAAGCTAAAGATTTCGTCAAAGTCACTCTTCGCTGTAATCCAGCTTTGAACCCAGTTGAAAACCCAAGGGTTATCATCGACATcctgaaacaacattttagcGATGTTAATTACTCATGTATGCCCTTGGCTGATTTCTATGGAACTGTTTCATTAGCAGGAGAGGATCCTGTCGAGTACTGGGTGCGTTTGAACAAAGCAGTGGATTTTGCAGAGGAAGCTTTAAAGAGACTTGGGCGACGAATGGAAGATCCATGCCAAGAAGCTGCAATGATGTTCGTGAAATACTGCCCTGATTCCACTCTTGCTGCAGTTTTCCGTTTCAAAGCTCCAGAAAAGTGGACCGCACAGGAAATCCAAGAACAGCTTGACCGGTACCACACAGAGTTAAAAGAGCAGATGTCAGTCAAGCCAAAGCGTCACCCTGTTACAAGACATGTCACCGCTCACGTTCAGACATTCAATGAGGATGAACAGGATGTTGACTCTCCAGAGCTAG ATTTGTCAGCTGTCAGCTGCAGGCCGGATGAATCTGTTATGAGAATTCTTCTGCTGGGCAGGAAGATGTCTGGGAAAAGTTCATCTGGAAACACTATACTGGGACAGAAGaagtttaaagttaaaaaacagAAAGCTGAAGTTTGTGAAGAAGTAACACGCATCGGTGAAAAACAAGTGCATGTGATCGACACTCCAGATCTGCTGGATTCAGACATGACTAAAGAAGAGGTACAAACCCTGAGAGAGAAAGTCCTCTCTTTGTGTAAAGAAGGGCTCAGTGCAGTTCTGCTGGTCATGCCATTATATAAAGATGTGGAAAATGAAGAAGAGCTTTTATATGTGATTAGATCATTATTAGGCCCTGAAGTTAAGAATTACATCATGCTTCTGTTCACACACGGAGATGAACTGGAGGATGAGGAAGAAAACCTTGATGAATATCTACAAAGCCACAAAGATCTCCAGCAGTTGGATGTCACCTCTAAGGAGAAGTTTCATTGTTTTGATAATAGGTGTAAAGCAAGGGATCAGGTCACGGAACTACTAGACAAGATCGATAAAATGAAAGCACACAATGGAGGTCAATTTCTCATGGCACAACTGGAAAGAAGTGACAGCAAGGACACAGTGTTTGATT TTTCAGGAAAGAACCCAGCAGGTGAAGTTCCCCTCAGACTGGTGTTACTGGGGAAAACTGGAGCTGGAAAAAGTGCCACAGGAAACACAATCCTCGGCAGAAAGGTGTTCAAATCTATCACCTGCTCAAACTCTCAAACCAAACACTGCAGTTCAGAATCCAGCGTGAGGAGTGGAAAAGCCATCACAGTGATCGACACACCTGGACTGCACGATAATGAACTCAGTGAAGAGGAGGTTATGCAAGAAATAGTGAAATGCATGATCCACTCATCTCCTGGACCACACGCTTTTCTCATCGTGATTAAAGTTGGTCGATTCACTGaggaagagaaaaacacagtcaAGCAACTCAAAGAAGTGTTCGGAGAACAGATCGAGAAGTACACCATGATCCTCTTCACGCATAAGGATCAGTTGGAGAAGGAAAAGAAAACCATTAAGGATTTTCTGGAAAATGGTGATTCAGATCTTCTAGACATTGTAAAAAGTTGTGGAAACAGACACTTCTGTTTGGACAACGAATCATCCaactataaacaacataaagatATGATCAGTAAAATAGAGGCAATGGTTGCAGAAAATGGAGGCATGCACTTCTCTAATGACATGTTTGAGGAAACAGAGAAGTTTATACAGGAGATTCAGAAACAGAAATTCAATGAGAAAGTTAAGAGTCAAAAAGAGAAGAACAAAGATGTTGTTCAAACTGAATGGCAGAAAATATACTGGCGTTTAGCAGAAGAGTCAAGAGAGGAAGCTTTGAGGGTTACATTTGGGGAATTTTACTTAGCACATTTTTGTTTACCAAGGACTagtaaagagagagaaagcacgATAAAGGAAGCTGAGAGTAAAGGGATCAGTTCTATAAAGGCACGCAAACTTGCTCTCAAAGCCACAGCAAAATTAGCAAAACAGAAGATGTGTGGAGTTCAGTGA
- the LOC130420862 gene encoding GTPase IMAP family member 4-like isoform X2 translates to MEDPCQEAAMMFVKYCPDSTLAAVFRFKAPEKWTAQEIQEQLDRYHTELKEQMSVKPKRHPVTRHVTAHVQTFNEDEQDVDSPELDLSAVSCRPDESVMRILLLGRKMSGKSSSGNTILGQKKFKVKKQKAEVCEEVTRIGEKQVHVIDTPDLLDSDMTKEEVQTLREKVLSLCKEGLSAVLLVMPLYKDVENEEELLYVIRSLLGPEVKNYIMLLFTHGDELEDEEENLDEYLQSHKDLQQLDVTSKEKFHCFDNRCKARDQVTELLDKIDKMKAHNGGQFLMAQLERSDSKDTVFDFSGKNPAGEVPLRLVLLGKTGAGKSATGNTILGRKVFKSITCSNSQTKHCSSESSVRSGKAITVIDTPGLHDNELSEEEVMQEIVKCMIHSSPGPHAFLIVIKVGRFTEEEKNTVKQLKEVFGEQIEKYTMILFTHKDQLEKEKKTIKDFLENGDSDLLDIVKSCGNRHFCLDNESSNYKQHKDMISKIEAMVAENGGMHFSNDMFEETEKFIQEIQKQKFNEKVKSQKEKNKDVVQTEWQKIYWRLAEESREEALRVTFGEFYLAHFCLPRTSKERESTIKEAESKGISSIKARKLALKATAKLAKQKMCGVQ, encoded by the exons ATGGAAGATCCATGCCAAGAAGCTGCAATGATGTTCGTGAAATACTGCCCTGATTCCACTCTTGCTGCAGTTTTCCGTTTCAAAGCTCCAGAAAAGTGGACCGCACAGGAAATCCAAGAACAGCTTGACCGGTACCACACAGAGTTAAAAGAGCAGATGTCAGTCAAGCCAAAGCGTCACCCTGTTACAAGACATGTCACCGCTCACGTTCAGACATTCAATGAGGATGAACAGGATGTTGACTCTCCAGAGCTAG ATTTGTCAGCTGTCAGCTGCAGGCCGGATGAATCTGTTATGAGAATTCTTCTGCTGGGCAGGAAGATGTCTGGGAAAAGTTCATCTGGAAACACTATACTGGGACAGAAGaagtttaaagttaaaaaacagAAAGCTGAAGTTTGTGAAGAAGTAACACGCATCGGTGAAAAACAAGTGCATGTGATCGACACTCCAGATCTGCTGGATTCAGACATGACTAAAGAAGAGGTACAAACCCTGAGAGAGAAAGTCCTCTCTTTGTGTAAAGAAGGGCTCAGTGCAGTTCTGCTGGTCATGCCATTATATAAAGATGTGGAAAATGAAGAAGAGCTTTTATATGTGATTAGATCATTATTAGGCCCTGAAGTTAAGAATTACATCATGCTTCTGTTCACACACGGAGATGAACTGGAGGATGAGGAAGAAAACCTTGATGAATATCTACAAAGCCACAAAGATCTCCAGCAGTTGGATGTCACCTCTAAGGAGAAGTTTCATTGTTTTGATAATAGGTGTAAAGCAAGGGATCAGGTCACGGAACTACTAGACAAGATCGATAAAATGAAAGCACACAATGGAGGTCAATTTCTCATGGCACAACTGGAAAGAAGTGACAGCAAGGACACAGTGTTTGATT TTTCAGGAAAGAACCCAGCAGGTGAAGTTCCCCTCAGACTGGTGTTACTGGGGAAAACTGGAGCTGGAAAAAGTGCCACAGGAAACACAATCCTCGGCAGAAAGGTGTTCAAATCTATCACCTGCTCAAACTCTCAAACCAAACACTGCAGTTCAGAATCCAGCGTGAGGAGTGGAAAAGCCATCACAGTGATCGACACACCTGGACTGCACGATAATGAACTCAGTGAAGAGGAGGTTATGCAAGAAATAGTGAAATGCATGATCCACTCATCTCCTGGACCACACGCTTTTCTCATCGTGATTAAAGTTGGTCGATTCACTGaggaagagaaaaacacagtcaAGCAACTCAAAGAAGTGTTCGGAGAACAGATCGAGAAGTACACCATGATCCTCTTCACGCATAAGGATCAGTTGGAGAAGGAAAAGAAAACCATTAAGGATTTTCTGGAAAATGGTGATTCAGATCTTCTAGACATTGTAAAAAGTTGTGGAAACAGACACTTCTGTTTGGACAACGAATCATCCaactataaacaacataaagatATGATCAGTAAAATAGAGGCAATGGTTGCAGAAAATGGAGGCATGCACTTCTCTAATGACATGTTTGAGGAAACAGAGAAGTTTATACAGGAGATTCAGAAACAGAAATTCAATGAGAAAGTTAAGAGTCAAAAAGAGAAGAACAAAGATGTTGTTCAAACTGAATGGCAGAAAATATACTGGCGTTTAGCAGAAGAGTCAAGAGAGGAAGCTTTGAGGGTTACATTTGGGGAATTTTACTTAGCACATTTTTGTTTACCAAGGACTagtaaagagagagaaagcacgATAAAGGAAGCTGAGAGTAAAGGGATCAGTTCTATAAAGGCACGCAAACTTGCTCTCAAAGCCACAGCAAAATTAGCAAAACAGAAGATGTGTGGAGTTCAGTGA